The Synergistota bacterium region TCCCTTTTTAACAAGAGGCCTTTGATTTAAGCACGTTCCCTGATTTGATCTCTTGAACTTTAAAAGCTCATATCTATCTTTCTCACCATCGGGCGTTCTTATAACTATCTCGTCAGCACATACCCTTTCCACTACTCCCCCCCTCTTAGCAACGACGACGGTTCCCGAATCCAGAGCTGCTTTGGTTTCCATACCAGTACCTATCAGGGGAGCCTCTGGCTTGATCAATGGAACCGCCTGACGCTGCATGTTAGATCCCATGAGAGCTCTATTCGCATCGTCATGCTCCAAGAAGGGAATCAACGATGTAGAAACACTAAAAACCTGCTTGGGAGAGATATCCATGAAATCCACCATCTTGGCATCGACCCACTCTATCTCTCCCCTATACCTAACTATTACCTTTTCATCCTTAAAGAAACCATTCTCATCAACTGGCGTATTAGCCTGAGCTATATAGTACTTATCCTCCTCATCCGCGGTAAGATAAACCACCTCATCTGTAACCTTCCCATCTACCACCTTTCTATAAGGAGTCTCTATAAAGCCAAATTCATTTACCCGAGCATAGGTACTCAATGAAGTAACGAGACCGATATTAGGCCCCTCTGGGGTCTCTATAGGACAGATTCTTCCATAATGAGTGTAATGAACATCTCTAACCTCAAACCCCGCTCGCTCTCTCGTTAATCCACCTGGACCGAGTGCACTTAGTCTTCTCCTGTGTGTGAGCTCCGCAAGAGGATTCGTCTGATCCATAAATTGAGATAGTTGACTCGAACCGAAAAACTCCTTTACAGCAGCTATAACAGGCCTAACATTCATCAAAACCTGAGGAGTAGCAGCCGCTATATTAGGTTGAATTGTCATTCTCTCCTTAACGATCCTCTCAACCCTCAGAAGCCCTATCCTAAATTGATTCTGAAGAAGCTCTCCTACCGATCTAACCCTTCTATTGCCAAGATGATCTATATCATCGACTTCTCCTTTGCCATCTCTAAGCTGAAGAAGATAGTCCACTATCCCACAAATATCTTCCTTCTGAAGAGTTATAACATCCAAGGGGATATCCAACCCAAGCTTCTTATTAAGTTTGAACCTTCCGACTTTTCCAAGATTGTACCTTCTCGGATCGAAGAAGAGAGCCTGCGCGAGAAGCTTAGCATTCTCGAGTCTGGCTGGTTCACTTGGTCTGAGTCTCCTAAACAGATCTATAAGAGCATCCTCCATAGTAATCGTAGGATCTCTCTCCAAAGTGTTAACTATAGCAGAGTCAAGCTTATAAAGGACAACACTCGTTATATCTCTCTCAAAAAGGAGCTCAAGAGTTTCTTTGGTTATCCTCTCTCCCCTTTTGATAAGAAGCTCCCCCGTTTCAGGATCTAAAACGGACTCCGCTACTATTTTTCCCCTAACAAGGTCTTCAGTTATTTCGGTCTCGTAAATCCCCTCTGAAAAGTATTCAAGTATTTCTTGATTATCCTTAAAACCGAGAACCTTAAGAAGAAGGGTAACAGGGACCTTTTTCCTTCTATCCACCTTAACGGATATTACTTCACCGGGAGTTAGATCGAACTCAAGCCACGCCCCTCTGTCCGGAATGAGGCGTGCGGTGAAGATCTCTCTTCCCTGAGTTCCTATCTCCTTATCAAAATATACTCCTGGAGATCTTATAAGCTGGTTAACTATCACCCTTTCCGTGCCGTTAACTATAAAAGTTCCCCTCTCCGTCATTACAGGGAGATCCCCCATATAAACATCTTCTTCTTTTACCTCACCGGTCTCGCGATTA contains the following coding sequences:
- the rpoB gene encoding DNA-directed RNA polymerase subunit beta, with the protein product MEKFIEVGKGRKRLCYGKSKDVLPLPDLIEVQRNSFKWFLEEGLREVFNEIFPIESFKGDVVLEFVDYYLGEPKCSELEAKEKDLSYQAPLFVKLRLVNRETGEVKEEDVYMGDLPVMTERGTFIVNGTERVIVNQLIRSPGVYFDKEIGTQGREIFTARLIPDRGAWLEFDLTPGEVISVKVDRRKKVPVTLLLKVLGFKDNQEILEYFSEGIYETEITEDLVRGKIVAESVLDPETGELLIKRGERITKETLELLFERDITSVVLYKLDSAIVNTLERDPTITMEDALIDLFRRLRPSEPARLENAKLLAQALFFDPRRYNLGKVGRFKLNKKLGLDIPLDVITLQKEDICGIVDYLLQLRDGKGEVDDIDHLGNRRVRSVGELLQNQFRIGLLRVERIVKERMTIQPNIAAATPQVLMNVRPVIAAVKEFFGSSQLSQFMDQTNPLAELTHRRRLSALGPGGLTRERAGFEVRDVHYTHYGRICPIETPEGPNIGLVTSLSTYARVNEFGFIETPYRKVVDGKVTDEVVYLTADEEDKYYIAQANTPVDENGFFKDEKVIVRYRGEIEWVDAKMVDFMDISPKQVFSVSTSLIPFLEHDDANRALMGSNMQRQAVPLIKPEAPLIGTGMETKAALDSGTVVVAKRGGVVERVCADEIVIRTPDGEKDRYELLKFKRSNQGTCLNQRPLVKKGDVVKAGEIIADGMATEGGELALGNNVLIAFMPWEGYNFEDAILISERLVKEDLYTSIHIEEYEVEARETKLGPEEITRDIPNVGEDALKNLDENGIVRIGAEVKAGDILVGKVTPKGETDLTPEERLLRAIFGEKAREVRDTSLRVPHGEGGKVVDVKVFSRENNDELPPGVNKLVRVYVAQIRKISVGDKMAGRHGNKGVISKILPVEDMPYLPDGTPVDVVLNPLGVPSRMNLGQVLETHLGLMAKELGIYVACPVFDGAKEEDIFEGLKKISETKVWFKPNGKTILYDGRTGEPFDQEITVGYMYMMKLIHMVDDKIHARSTGPYSLITQQPLGGKAQFGGQRFGEMEVWALEGYGAAYTLQEMLTIKSDDITGRIKTYEAIVKGEHVVEPGLPESFKVLVKELQGLCLDVEVELEEEEEKERENPGREEEEKGGIAGNGD